TCATCATCACCAGCGTCACCATCCTACAGATATGGGGCAGTTAGGAAGTCAGAACATAACTTACCTTTAACACAACAATACATGTTCTGTGAATTCCAAGCAAACGCAAGAAGATCAAAGGATAGCACGAGTCTGTATGTTGAATTAAGGACAGTACACGACGGAGtcaaaatactactccctccgttcctaaatacttgtcgtggtttgagtgctgcactaaaaccacgacaagtatttaggaacggagggagtacctccTTTCCGGTATACAATTATAATCTCTAAAATCACTATAACCAAGGAGAGTCTAATAAAGTTTTGTACCAAGCACTAAATCTCATGTGTTAactactcttcttcttcatgcatTGGCTGGTCAAAAGTCAGCAGAACATGCATTGTCTGGTTTGAGATGAGAGATGGTGGAAGTAGAGAAAGGCCTTGTATATTGAAATTTTAGTATTTTGAAGATAAGCTGTCTACCGAAAAGGAGCGAGTACACCATTAGTCCATGAATTCAGACAAGCAGTCTACGAACTCAGAAAACGCAACTCCATGATCTCATCAGTGGTACACTTTGGTGCAAAAACAGTTCAGGGGGATTATCACACCAGCCAGGACATGTTCATTCCATCCAAGTTCATGGCTTAATGGTGTATTTCACTCCACAGATAAAATACAAAATCATACCTGATGGGAACTCGAGAAATCAAAGAGCCAGATACAAATAAAGTAACTGGCATAGTGGTCAACTTTGTATGTACCATGATAAGAAGGCTAAAAGTGCAAGAAATAGAATCAAGGTCGGAAGATGAAGCAAGGAAAAGGAACCTTTTTCTTCATCATAACCAAATATCCATGGCCGCCTTGCACTAATTCAGAGAACACTTCGCGGAAGTGCCTTGCAACTCCTTTAAATGTGCGTTCAATTGATTCATCCTTCCTTTGGTCTAAAACTGATATCAATTCTCTAATTTTCTGCAATCTCAAGGGGCAGATTTTATGAGATTCTAGGCTTAAGATTATCAGAAGGGAAATAAGTTTCACTGATGGAAAAGCTTACCTCATCACCAAGACCAAGTTCATGCCGTCTAGTCTTCAGTTGTTCGCGTTGCTCAGTGAAGTTCACATACTGGTCAAGAGCTTTTTGGTTGACATGACTAAATTGCTTCAACTGCTCATTGGTGTCATAAAGCAGCTTCTGTAGCtgcttcttgttttttctcttgtacctattttttttgttagaaaaAATAAGCTAGCACATTATTGTAACAACACCTCGTATCTGCTGAAAATCACTACAGGATGATGAACACTGGACAAAAAGGTCTGCATTTTTGCAACTGGGTCTGGCAGTTTAGCAGGTTAAGAAAAATGCAAACATACGTTTCAAAAGCATCAGCAGGCAATGAGCCCAAATCTCGGATCTTCTTCATACACTCATCTTGCTTGGCTAGATGCATGCTCCTGCTGTTCATCAACTGTTCCAAGTCCTTTGCCCCATCTTGCACAGTCTGCTCCAAATTAGCTTCAAGAACCTGTGTTTATATGTATGTGTTATATGACAGGACAAcaccccgccccccccccccccccctccaaaaaaaaaactgaagcaaTATAAGTTACCTTCAGATCATCCCTTTGTCTTTTCAGTTGTTCCATCTTTCTCGTAAAGTTATTAATAGCATCAACATTAGCTGCCCAAAAAATCATCTAAGAGTTAAGGAGCATGTCCATCCAGTATGACTATGGGGGAAGAGAAGTCAGTCGATGCTTATATACCCTTCAGTAGTGTAGCCGACTCATCAAGACTTCTCTTAGACTGTTTCAGTTGTTGCTCCTTTGATTCGACTTCGAGAGGCAAGGTTTCTGAATCTGCAGATGAAATTATTGCTTCCAGCTCTTTTTGACGCCTCATAAGATTAGTTGATAAATTGGTCTCCAGTTCTTCTTTCCTTGTTTCAATCTACATAATAGTTTGTAGTTTAGTTAGAGCCAATAATAGCATCTTGGGAAACACAAGCATGGTTACGAAATTTGCTTTGACAACCTCAATGCGACTGTTTTTACACAAGAGAAACTTCTCCTTTAATCCAGTAATTTCAGGATTCAGTCGCGAAAGAAGAtctctttcttcaaaagttaGCTGGTCAATCAGTTCTGTGCCCATCTCATCATTTTTCATTGCAATGCCAGATTGGATTTGCTCGATTTGGTTTCGGATGTTGTCGAGTGATTTTTCCTGCAAGGTAGAAACCATAAGACCGACACAATTACAGCAGAAATATATAAACAGCTAAGGATTTCTACAATAACAAGATGGGGAATCTACCGTGAaccgaaaaagaagaaggtagAACTAGGTACCTTCTTTCCAAGGGCTTTCTCAAGTGACGCCTTTTGTTTCATTGCACTAGTAATATCAACCTTAATCTGTTCCAGCTCTGACTTGGCATGATCACGTTCAGCGTCCATTTGCTGATGTTTGCTTACCAAATCCgtaatttttttatctatATGTATGGTCAGTTAAGAAAGATAAATCTTGGAAACAGTAAACATCTTGGAGATCTTATCAATTTCACTTCACATATTCAAATAATTTAGGACTTGAAGACAAACAAATAGAATCAAGCGACAGGAAGTCATGAGTTTCAATGAACTATCTGTGATGAACTGGTAACCAAGTGCGGCATAGATACCAGATCATTACTTCGTACATTCTGGAAGAATTAAACCGGTATGGTGTGCATACTTCTTTCCAAGTAAATAGTAGCGACAATGAGCCATGATGCAACCAAGGAATCGAAAATTCAATGTAGAATGTAAACCCTGAATTACTTGCCACTGGGCCTACGGCCAGAAGCACTAGCAGATGTATATTTACCAGCAGTAGGCACTAAAAGGACAAAACATGTGGTCTTGCACTAGACTCAGTGCAAGGGAAACAGGAATATCATTTAACCAAAGCAGGATATCTTTTAGCTTGCTTCCCACATTATCCAGATGCACCTTTTTTATATCAATTGCTGTTTTATTGTCCctaattatttttacaaaCTTCAGTCTTGAGCGCCTGGAGTCATAGAAACCTCCTGTCATACCACCTTTTCTTGCAACTTGATCACCTGAGGACAATGTCAATTTATATGTTGAAGTAATAGTGATAATGAGTTAATGATAGCTGAAGAGCAAAAGTTCAGGACTACCATCAAGTGTGATGCAATCTAGACTATTGCTACGTGCAACTCTGGTTGCCGTTTCCAGGTCTCGGCATATAACTGTCCTACCAAAAACCTGACAGAAATTTCAAAGTTAGCCAAAAAAGAATTGCATGAAGGCTAAAACAAAAGAggtaaattttgaaatttcagaATAAATTATTGAAAAACTAGCTTAGGTTCTTGGACAAGGAAAGCTACGTAATCTGGATGAGGAAGGGTCCCCAATGTGCACATACAAATGGCATGACCTTCCATGAAAGTGTGCTAAAAGCTAAACACGAATTAAAGGAAACatggggagggagaggaacAACATATCTTATGTATACAATTGCACACTTAGTTTACATTTTTAACACAACATGGCATGCAACTGGCAGCTGCAGATATATTAGAATAAAACCTTTTGTTGCATGTACACGACCTGATAATCTGATAGTGTTATGATCAAGGAAATATGCCAGACACCGAACAAAGATATTTATATACCCTTAGATAATTTGCCACAACGCTCGTGACTTAATGATTTTGCTGGGCATTAAGACACCAAGCAAACAAAGGTGAGATGGGTACATGCAACGGAATATATGATGACAAAAAGGCAACGGCAGCCATGATAATGCAGATGAAGGATAAGATTGATCTAATGATCAGAATAGAGTCTGAACTAACTTAACCAAAATAGCCTAATAAAAAGACATCAACTGGAGGAGAAAATAACAGAAGAGCTTGAATGGCACCTGCTCAAAAGCACGACGATGATCGGCACGATACTTCAACTTCTTTAACAACGGAACGAAATCAGAACTCTGTGGAACATTGACGTTTGGAGCGTGCACTCTATTCAGTGGTATGAAAGTCACCCGTCCACCTTTTTCTCGAGTCAATACCTGAATTATCCTCGTTGATATATCATCATTTTCAACCACCACATGGAACAAGCTATGTACATCAGAAAAGAATGGATTACGAAAGAACAAAAATGGTGAGATCAAGGTGAAAAGGAATCAAGACCAAAAGACAGCTTAAAACCTATTCGCAGCAGTGACCTCAACAGCTGTAAAGAACTTCTCTTCGCAGTCAACCAGTTCTAACACTGGACCCAAAACCCCTGTGATATTATGGTCCCTGATGATTCTGTTAACAGAATTCAGGCCTCTCCTGATATCCTGACAAAGATAACAAAAGTAGAACCATAAAAAGATAGCTTTAAGCAGTCCTTAAAGAGAAAGGAATGCTATGATATGACAAAAGAGTCACAACTCGATATTCAAAAGGATAATTGTATCCCTGTTATAGCTCTTCATATTGGATGTGACATAATTTTATGGATCTGTCCCTGAAAATCTGGAGGTACCAGATGCAATTGCAAAACCAGGTTTTGGCCATACTGTATAAAATATGTGAGTCTCTTGTTACTTAGGAGTTAGGACAATAAGCACAAAGTCAGATATGGTCGATGTAAATCCATAATAAGCTATCTTTAAAAGTATTATATATACCAATAACCTCCAACTGTTCTATTTACTGTTCTTGTCGCTCTTCCCTGCAACTCGCTGAATCGTTTAGCCCCTTACCAGTTACCACCACTTCATACTAAATTACTAAAGGTGAGAAAGCCATACCGAGATCCTAAATGCTGATCACAATCATGTGCGATTTTGATAATGCATGATTGCGATCATGTGCTGAACTTACAGCATACTAGTACGTGTCACAGAAAATGTATGGTTTACTTTCTTTACATGCAAATTTCGATCCATCAGTCAGATCACCGGTTTGAAATGTTctaataaatactccctccgatccatggTAAGTGTCGCCAATTTAGTAATatcatggatcggagggagtacacatGCTCTTTCTTACTTATCATGTTAGAAATCAGCACGGTTTACAGTACCCGTCTCATACCATAatttttactccctctgtcccatagtaagtgacaaaatattatatgtatctagacgctttttcgacataaatacattcatagttgggcaaatttgagtcacttaatatgggacggagggagtatatgctaGGAAAATGACATTAAAATTGAATTATGCTCATTAATCCCCTCAACTCTTACCGGAGTCCATATTCTGTATCATGTCCAGGAACTTTAGATGCATATCTTACTGAAATATAACCACTGGTTGGAAACTAAAAATCTGGAGTCGAGGAATATCAAAAGGTTTCATAGGGATGATATAACAGTGATATGAGACCTTGTCATAACTCTGTATCCTGTGCAGGAATTTCTAGATGCATATCTAAGATAAGAACAAGAATGGCAATCCTTAAAATGTAATTAATCAGTAGCAGCCAGTAATATGAACAGAAGAACATGTAGATAGAGAAACATTTTCCATACCCCGGGCGTTGCATGGTCCAAACTCTTTTTTGCCTTCACAAGGTCTTCCTCTAATTTGTCGATTTCATCTGTCACGCTTTTTTCCTCCTTCCAAAATGATCTGTGACAATTTCTTTCTACTAAGTATACAAAATCTTAAAGAGAACTTCTTCAATCAAATCACAAGGTTATGAATGCTAAGAAATGTGCATACTTCCTTTCATCTTGAAGTGCTTCTTTCTGCTTCATATAGTCATTAGAatcctttttcttgtttgcAAGTGCAGACTCTAACCTACTTGATTCACTTGTCCGGGACTCAATGTAGTTTGTCAAGTTATTAATTTCGTCTTTAAGCTTCTGAATTTCTTCTTGAAGTAAGCTTTCCTGTCAAGAAAACAAGAATGTAGAGACACGCCAAGCATGCATACATCCATCAAAAAgggtgacaaaaaaaatagaaacgTATGATTATGATTATATCTTGATTTGTAGCATTAAACTACATACAGCATAGCATAACATGAAATGGATCAAACTAATACATACTATAATGTTAATGCACGTTCAAGCAAACCCAAGTAGCTGAGTAGCACATCAAAACAAAGGTACAGAGTGAAATTTGAAGCATCAAACAGGTAACTTGTTTAATACCTGCTTTCTATTTGATAGAAGTACGCGCTCAAGATCATGAATTTCCTTCTGAAGCCACTCATCTCTGGCAGCCTCATTTTTAAATTGAGTTGCCCTCCCCTGCTTTTGGTACAATATACTCAACCGTTTCTCGCGATCCATTATGCTATCCACATAAAATGAATGTGTTAAAAGGATATTCATCAATAAGTGAAAAAAAAGTCTATGACTATATTTTACCTTTTTGAtatctcctcctcttcctttaACTTGGCCTGGTGCACCCTACTAATTTCAACCAGTTCAGACTTCGATCTTTCACTCTCTCTCCTCACACTATACAAATCCTTCACAGCTTCATCCTAACGATAGAATCTTTTGAGTGcggcaacaaaacaaaattactCAAAATCATGAGACATCTCAAGCATGGCATACCTTTGCACGTTTTTCACTCGAAATTCTGTCTTTTATATCCCTCAAATCAAGTTCAATCTGAGAAACTACCTTTAGTGCTTCAGTATGCTTCTTCTCTGCATCTTCCTTTTGAGACTTGATTTCATTTATCCCTTTAGTGGAGGTTTTTATGTCTTTATCAACACTCTTAACCTTCTCACGTACATCTACCACTTCATTGTCCGCATGCGACATACTATCAGAAATTTTTCTTCGGTTATCATCCATCTAACAAGAGAGATCAAATGGAGTGAGAAGAACAAGAATTGTAGGTATACAGCAGTATCGTGAATAAGAATTTTAGGATGCAGCAGGTTTGATCTATAAATTCCTCCTTTTGGAGATAATGCGTTTTGCACAGTGGCCAGAATCCATGGTGCAAGGTGATACAGCACAAATTGTGGCATGGCAAGGGAATGTTTACAAGAATGTATGGCCAAGCATCTCACTTGTTAGATGGATGATAACCGAAATACGGGTAACATTCAGTGTAAATAGAGGAATAGCACCAACTGACTGTTCTTTGCTTGAATAGaacaatgcaaaaaaaaatgtatcacTTAATTCCTCAACCTACGAGTGAGATAAGAGGAAAACTAATTCACATGAAATCTGCCAACAGGGCTATCCAGATAACAGAACACTAAAAAGCATGAAATAACTATTATTAGGAGTCTTCTCATTACAACCACTATCAATAAAATACCAGAGGCATTTGGCTCAAGAAGTGAAAAATGAATTTACCAAACAACTTTCACAGACCAAATATTTAAGGAGCAGGTCATTCTATGATCTCTTAAAAATCAAGTTGTATAGCTGTTAGAGCATAGGACAGCTACAGAATAGGATATTATGCTTTCAAAAACAATCCAGCTTTCTACACTCAGCGTTTTTTTCTTGAAGAGAGAACACCAAGAAACACAAGGTTCTTCTGTCTAAGCGTTTTCACCTCAAGGACTCACTCATTTACAGGCAGATTATTCGGGCTTGCTTGATAGAACACGCTATTATTCAAAGTAAACTTGTGTAACAAAAGTGGCAGCCTTACCGAAGCCAATTCATTTCTAGCATCATTTAGTTCATGGTCCAATATAGTATACTCGAGTGATCTTCTTTGTTTGTCCAGCTGCTGGTACTTCTTTagttcttctttctcttcatcAAGTTCACTCAGTCTGTCCTCCAGGTAGTGGACAACTTGATCAATCTGCTTCCTTTTATTGGCTGTTAATGAAGTTAATGAACACATCAGCAGATCACTTAGAAAAATTATGAAGACTATTTTGGTGAATTATACTTGCCTGTTTCTTGCATTATTTTCAAGCTCTCCCGACGTCTATCTTCGTAAACTCGCGTACCACCAATCTCTTTGAGAAGATCCAGACGTTCAGAATCTTTCATTAGAGTAAGGGATGCAATCTACACAAATGTTTTGTTAATATTATATCTGAAAAGATCATGGGAACAATCAGATGAATGATTATTACCTTTCCCTGCTGGACAACATAGTATGGATTAGAGCGAGAGAAACCAGCACTCTCCAGCAGATTCATTACTTCAGTTTTACTGAACATGAGCGATAAAGCGTGGGTCTGAGCAAGCAACAAGATACAACACGGCTTTACTAGTTTAGGGCATAAGACAATATACCTGACATGTTTTCCATCTAAATAGTACTCATCCTTCTTTGAAGCAACTGTCCTTCGCAAGCGCACCTCTTCTTTATCAACCTGCAGCAAAATTCAATAATTTAGACAACTTGCTCCAAAGTCTAGATGTTGACATGACATGTCACTCTGGATGTGTCgctcattttgtactaagtgtctaagttagtacaaactttgtactagacgagcgacacttattatggatcggagggagtattcatAATCATAATGACATGTACGCTCTTGTATGAATGATATAGATATTGATACTTTTGCCAGTGAAATATATAGTCTGAGACTCATGAAGataaatttaatcaaataaaGTAACACTGAACAAATTAGAAGACTTACTGGGATACGATTGTCAGAATTGTCAAACACTATCTCGACAAAAGCAGATACAACTGAGTGTCCAGCACCTTCCTGGCAATGGATATTAGTATCAAACACCAGTCACCTATTTCAACTGTTCAGATCAAATAAAGAGGATGCATACATGGAGAAGAGCTCCCCTGTCCTCACTGCGCAGGTTCTGAAACATGTCACTCAGGACAAACCTTATAGCTGGAACATTTAGCATGCCAAATTAGGAGGAGAGTAGCATATAAGCGTCAAGAGGCATAAGAAAGAATAGTAATCCAGCAGAATCACATGTTCTAAAATATTACCATGGAAAAAGTTTGATTTGCCAGATCCATTTGCTCCAACTGCGATGAACAGTTAAATCAAATGTCAGTTCAGTAAAACTATGCAGTGGACTCAAAATCGAATTTCTAGGACACTCATTAAAAAATAAGCGTTGGTCAATATGTCATCAGGAAAGATAGGAAAGCATGCAAGCCAATAGAGAAGACACAAAAGAGTAAtaaggttaaaaaaaaaagccattGCAAGGACAcaattcatttattttattactcCCTACGTCGCACCAATACGGCAACACGGACACGGCAACACGCATAAGGGAACACGGGACACGGCATTTTCCAAAAACAGTCATACGGGGACACGGCATTTTTAGTACTATACATATATAGTACTAAAAATGTATTTAGtaagagaagaagagataCTAAAGCCCATGTCCATGTAACGCTTCACTTAAGCCCATGAAAGTCCCAGTTCAGAAAAACCCTAGACTATAGTACCTCTCCTCCAGCCTACAGCCGCACCCAATACTCCAGCCGCCAGCCACCCTGTCTCCAGCCACAAACGAGCGATGAGGATagcagcaagccagcaacCACGCCGCCTCCTGAATTTCttgctcgccggcggcctcctTCCCTGTCTTCCTCGCCTGCTGCTGCCATCCCcatcttcctcgccgccgcctcctggaATTTCTTGCTCGCCGGCGGCAGACATCTCCATCTTCCTCTCCACCGTATCACATCGTGTCCCAGCGTTTTTCAGCCGTGTcccaatttattttatttattttcaattCAAAAATCCCGGGACACTTGGGGACACCCCGACAAGCTATGCAAGTTTAGAGAACATTGCCAACAGCTAATCATTGGCTTGAGTCTTGAATCAACACTAACACCTACTGCTCATAATCGCTATAAGTTTGCAATTAGCCAGCTACATGAGGATTATACAGTGCAGGGCCAAGATAGATGCAGGCGGCTGTTTCACAGGCTGACAGTGACAGCACCTAAAGATAACCATGCACCGGCTAGCAGGCAGGCGAAACAGAGGAACCTCAGTACCCTATAACCAAGTTCGTTTGAAGGAGAGGAATAAATTACCAACTACAT
This is a stretch of genomic DNA from Brachypodium distachyon strain Bd21 chromosome 1, Brachypodium_distachyon_v3.0, whole genome shotgun sequence. It encodes these proteins:
- the LOC100829877 gene encoding structural maintenance of chromosomes protein 3, with protein sequence MYIKKVIIEGFKSYREETSTELFSPKVNVVVGANGSGKSNFFHAIRFVLSDMFQNLRSEDRGALLHEGAGHSVVSAFVEIVFDNSDNRIPVDKEEVRLRRTVASKKDEYYLDGKHVSKTEVMNLLESAGFSRSNPYYVVQQGKIASLTLMKDSERLDLLKEIGGTRVYEDRRRESLKIMQETANKRKQIDQVVHYLEDRLSELDEEKEELKKYQQLDKQRRSLEYTILDHELNDARNELASMDDNRRKISDSMSHADNEVVDVREKVKSVDKDIKTSTKGINEIKSQKEDAEKKHTEALKVVSQIELDLRDIKDRISSEKRAKDEAVKDLYSVRRESERSKSELVEISRVHQAKLKEEEEISKSIMDREKRLSILYQKQGRATQFKNEAARDEWLQKEIHDLERVLLSNRKQESLLQEEIQKLKDEINNLTNYIESRTSESSRLESALANKKKDSNDYMKQKEALQDERKSFWKEEKSVTDEIDKLEEDLVKAKKSLDHATPGDIRRGLNSVNRIIRDHNITGVLGPVLELVDCEEKFFTAVEVTAANSLFHVVVENDDISTRIIQVLTREKGGRVTFIPLNRVHAPNVNVPQSSDFVPLLKKLKYRADHRRAFEQVFGRTVICRDLETATRVARSNSLDCITLDGDQVARKGGMTGGFYDSRRSRLKFVKIIRDNKTAIDIKKVHLDNVGSKLKDIDKKITDLVSKHQQMDAERDHAKSELEQIKVDITSAMKQKASLEKALGKKEKSLDNIRNQIEQIQSGIAMKNDEMGTELIDQLTFEERDLLSRLNPEITGLKEKFLLCKNSRIEIETRKEELETNLSTNLMRRQKELEAIISSADSETLPLEVESKEQQLKQSKRSLDESATLLKANVDAINNFTRKMEQLKRQRDDLKVLEANLEQTVQDGAKDLEQLMNSRSMHLAKQDECMKKIRDLGSLPADAFETYKRKNKKQLQKLLYDTNEQLKQFSHVNQKALDQYVNFTEQREQLKTRRHELGLGDEKIRELISVLDQRKDESIERTFKGVARHFREVFSELVQGGHGYLVMMKKKDGDAGDDDNDEDGPREADPEGRIEKYIGVKVKVSFTGKGETQSMKQLSGGQKTVVALTLIFAIQRCDPAPFYLFDEIDAALDPQYRTAVGNMIRRLADMADTQFIATTFRPEILKVADKIYGVTHKNRVSYINVVTKEQALDFIEHDQTHNAS